One Paracidovorax avenae ATCC 19860 genomic region harbors:
- the yidC gene encoding membrane protein insertase YidC — MNDIRRTILWVIFGFSMVLLWDKWQVHNGHKATFFPEPVPAQVASAPAGGGASAPGSVPTPSAAPAAGAQQVPPGGTAAAAPAAPRERVTVTTDVLRLTFDSEGGTLTHGELLGYPDMADKSRPFTLLDDSAQRVYVAQTGLIGGAGYPTHKTPMAVVPGNRTLQDGQNDISIRFESPDLGGVKLVKTWTLKRGAYDIAVKHEVVNTGTTPVSPQLYMQLVRDGNKPPGESSFYSTFTGPAVYTEAKKYHKVEFKDIESGKAEIDKSSTNGYVAMVQHYFATAWLLADGIQRDLFVRKVDTNLYSVGMITSVGEIAPGQSKTLDARLFAGPQIETMLEKLSPGLELVKDYGWLTILAKPLYWLLEQLHKILNNWGWSIVGLVLLLKIAFYWLNAKAYASMAKMKAINPKIMEMRERLKDKPQQMQQEMMRIYREEKVNPMGGCFPIVIQIPVFIALYWVLLSSVEMRNAPWIGWIHDLSSPDPYFILPLLMTASSLLQTALNPAPPDPMQAKMMWFMPLIFSVMFFFFPAGLVMYWLTNNILSIAQQWIINKRMGVPPQFNLPKFR; from the coding sequence ATGAACGACATTCGCCGTACCATCCTGTGGGTGATATTTGGCTTTTCCATGGTTCTGCTGTGGGACAAGTGGCAAGTACACAACGGCCACAAGGCCACGTTCTTCCCGGAGCCGGTGCCGGCCCAGGTGGCGTCCGCGCCGGCCGGCGGCGGTGCCAGCGCCCCGGGCAGCGTGCCCACGCCGAGCGCCGCGCCCGCTGCGGGCGCGCAGCAGGTGCCGCCGGGCGGCACCGCGGCCGCGGCTCCTGCCGCGCCGCGCGAGCGCGTCACCGTCACCACGGACGTGCTGCGCCTGACCTTCGACAGCGAAGGCGGCACCCTCACGCACGGCGAACTGCTGGGCTATCCCGACATGGCGGACAAGTCCCGCCCGTTCACGCTGCTGGACGACAGCGCCCAGCGCGTCTACGTGGCGCAGACCGGCCTGATCGGGGGGGCCGGCTATCCCACGCACAAGACGCCCATGGCCGTGGTGCCGGGCAACCGCACCCTGCAGGACGGGCAGAACGACATCAGCATCCGCTTCGAGTCGCCGGACCTGGGCGGCGTGAAGCTGGTCAAGACCTGGACGCTCAAGCGCGGTGCGTATGACATCGCCGTGAAGCACGAGGTGGTGAACACGGGCACGACGCCGGTGTCTCCGCAGCTGTACATGCAGCTGGTGCGCGACGGCAACAAGCCGCCGGGAGAGTCGTCGTTCTACTCCACCTTCACCGGCCCGGCCGTCTATACCGAGGCCAAGAAGTACCACAAGGTCGAGTTCAAGGACATCGAGAGCGGCAAGGCCGAGATCGACAAGTCGTCCACCAACGGCTACGTGGCCATGGTGCAGCACTATTTCGCCACCGCCTGGCTGCTGGCCGACGGCATCCAGCGCGACCTGTTCGTGCGCAAGGTGGACACCAACCTCTATTCGGTGGGCATGATCACCTCGGTGGGCGAGATCGCCCCGGGCCAGTCGAAGACGCTGGACGCGCGCCTGTTCGCCGGCCCGCAGATCGAGACGATGCTGGAGAAGCTGTCGCCCGGCCTGGAACTGGTGAAGGACTACGGCTGGCTCACGATCCTGGCCAAGCCGCTCTACTGGCTGCTGGAACAGCTGCACAAGATCCTGAACAACTGGGGCTGGTCCATCGTGGGCCTGGTGCTGCTGCTCAAGATCGCGTTCTACTGGCTCAACGCCAAGGCGTACGCCTCCATGGCCAAGATGAAGGCCATCAACCCGAAGATCATGGAGATGCGCGAGCGCCTGAAGGACAAGCCGCAGCAGATGCAGCAGGAGATGATGCGCATCTACCGCGAGGAGAAGGTCAACCCGATGGGCGGCTGCTTCCCCATCGTGATCCAGATCCCGGTGTTCATCGCGCTGTACTGGGTGCTGCTGTCGAGCGTGGAAATGCGCAATGCGCCCTGGATCGGCTGGATCCACGACCTGTCCTCGCCCGACCCGTACTTCATCCTGCCCCTGCTGATGACGGCCAGCTCGCTGCTGCAGACCGCGCTCAACCCCGCGCCGCCGGACCCGATGCAGGCCAAGATGATGTGGTTCATGCCGCTGATCTTCAGCGTGATGTTCTTCTTCTTCCCGGCCGGCCTGGTGATGTACTGGCTGACGAACAACATCCTGTCGATCGCCCAGCAGTGGATCATCAACAAGCGCATGGGCGTGCCGCCGCAGTTCAACCTGCCGAAGTTCCGCTGA
- a CDS encoding Crp/Fnr family transcriptional regulator, which produces MNAVLSSTPPASPTVLQADLGGLVQAVSQSTAEDGLHNPFTPEQWDLLAGYLLPMQVEAGHTLFTQGVQDRTLYFIESGNCSVHYEDEKGRLRLAIVGAGSVVGEGAFFSHRPRSATVQAGSPSKLWTLTALRFSELSNRQPAVALALAMAAGSVLARRLGNRRRRVAAT; this is translated from the coding sequence ATGAATGCCGTGCTGTCTTCCACCCCTCCCGCCTCCCCGACCGTGCTGCAGGCCGACCTCGGTGGCCTCGTGCAGGCCGTTTCCCAGTCCACGGCGGAGGACGGGCTGCACAACCCATTCACGCCGGAGCAGTGGGACCTGCTGGCCGGCTATCTGCTGCCCATGCAGGTGGAGGCGGGCCACACGCTGTTCACCCAGGGGGTGCAGGACCGGACGCTGTATTTCATCGAGAGTGGCAACTGCAGCGTGCATTACGAGGACGAGAAGGGCCGCCTGCGGCTGGCCATCGTGGGCGCGGGGTCCGTGGTGGGCGAGGGGGCTTTCTTCTCGCACCGGCCGCGCAGCGCCACGGTGCAGGCGGGTTCGCCCAGCAAGCTGTGGACGCTCACGGCGCTGCGGTTTTCCGAACTGTCGAACCGGCAGCCGGCCGTGGCCCTGGCGCTCGCGATGGCGGCGGGCTCGGTGCTGGCGCGGCGCCTGGGCAACCGGCGCCGCCGTGTTGCGGCAACCTGA
- the mnmE gene encoding tRNA uridine-5-carboxymethylaminomethyl(34) synthesis GTPase MnmE, giving the protein MLPRHTDPIAAIATAPGRGAVGIVRVSGRGVGPLVEALCGRTLRPREATYLPFRDAAGQSIDQGLALYFPAPHSYTGEDVLELQAHGGPVVLQLLLARCLQAASEPDRATGRPRLPGLRLARPGEFTERAFLNDKIDLAQAEAIADLIDASTEAAARSASRSLAGAFSDEIHRLRDALVHLRMLVEATLDFPEEEIDFLRKADAHGQLAALQRTLAEVMGRTRQGALLREGIKVVIAGQPNAGKSSLLNALAGAELAIVTPIAGTTRDKVQQTIQIEGVPLHVIDTAGLRESDDEVERIGIERAWQEIAAADAVLFLHDLTRAGQPDYEAADAEIAARLAGMAPAQVPVVDVWNKSDRAEGSSGAAPDAPGRAAAVRLSARTGEGLDGLRRVLLDIAGWQSAPEGIYTARARHLEALQAVDAHLMEAAAQLESDGPALDLLAEELRLAQQALNAITGEFTSDDLLGVIFSSFCIGK; this is encoded by the coding sequence ATGCTGCCCCGCCACACCGATCCCATCGCCGCCATCGCCACCGCACCGGGGCGGGGCGCCGTGGGCATCGTGCGCGTGTCGGGCCGCGGGGTCGGCCCGCTGGTGGAAGCGCTGTGCGGGCGTACGCTGCGCCCGCGCGAGGCCACCTACCTGCCGTTCCGTGATGCCGCGGGGCAGTCCATCGACCAGGGGCTGGCGCTGTACTTTCCCGCGCCCCACAGCTACACCGGCGAGGATGTGCTCGAACTGCAGGCCCACGGCGGCCCCGTGGTGCTGCAGCTGCTGCTGGCCCGCTGCCTGCAGGCTGCCAGCGAGCCGGACCGTGCCACGGGCCGGCCGCGTTTGCCGGGCCTGCGGCTGGCGCGTCCCGGCGAGTTCACCGAGCGCGCGTTCCTGAACGACAAGATCGACCTCGCGCAGGCCGAGGCGATCGCCGACCTGATCGACGCCAGCACCGAGGCTGCCGCGCGCAGCGCGAGCCGGTCGCTGGCGGGCGCATTCTCCGATGAGATCCACCGGCTGCGTGACGCGCTGGTGCACCTGCGCATGCTGGTGGAGGCCACGCTCGACTTTCCCGAGGAGGAGATCGACTTCCTGCGCAAGGCGGATGCCCATGGCCAGCTGGCGGCGCTGCAGCGCACGCTGGCGGAGGTGATGGGCCGCACGCGCCAGGGCGCGCTGCTGCGCGAGGGCATCAAGGTGGTGATCGCGGGCCAGCCCAATGCGGGCAAGAGTTCGCTGCTGAACGCGCTCGCGGGCGCCGAACTGGCCATCGTGACGCCGATCGCCGGCACCACGCGCGACAAGGTGCAGCAGACCATCCAGATCGAGGGCGTGCCGCTGCACGTGATCGACACGGCGGGCCTGCGCGAGAGCGACGACGAGGTGGAGCGGATCGGCATCGAGCGTGCCTGGCAGGAGATCGCGGCGGCCGACGCGGTGCTGTTCCTGCACGACCTCACGCGCGCGGGCCAGCCGGATTACGAAGCCGCGGATGCGGAGATCGCGGCTCGCCTCGCCGGCATGGCGCCGGCCCAGGTGCCCGTGGTCGATGTGTGGAACAAGAGCGATCGCGCAGAAGGCTCCTCAGGGGCCGCGCCGGATGCCCCCGGCCGCGCCGCCGCCGTGCGCCTGTCCGCGCGCACGGGCGAGGGCCTGGACGGGCTGCGGCGCGTGCTGCTGGACATCGCCGGCTGGCAGTCCGCCCCGGAGGGCATCTACACCGCCCGTGCCCGACACCTGGAAGCACTGCAGGCAGTGGATGCGCACCTGATGGAAGCGGCGGCGCAACTGGAATCCGACGGCCCCGCGCTCGACCTGCTGGCCGAGGAACTGCGGCTGGCCCAGCAGGCGCTCAACGCGATCACCGGGGAGTTCACGTCCGACGATCTGCTGGGGGTGATCTTCTCGAGCTTCTGCATCGGGAAGTAG
- a CDS encoding adenine phosphoribosyltransferase, with protein sequence MQDLSVNEYLRQYIRTVPDWPAAGVQFRDITPLLQDPKVFRVLIDAFVHRYMDRALRPDVVAGLDARGFILGAVVAYELNVGFVPIRKKGKLPFTTVEETYELEYGSATVELHADAVKPGDRVLLIDDLIATGGTMMAGRRLLERLGATVTEGAAIVDLPELGGSSRLRESGLSLYTLVDFAGH encoded by the coding sequence ATGCAAGACCTCAGCGTCAACGAATACCTCCGCCAGTACATCCGCACCGTGCCCGACTGGCCCGCGGCGGGCGTGCAGTTCCGCGACATCACCCCGCTGCTGCAGGACCCGAAGGTGTTCCGCGTGCTCATCGATGCCTTCGTGCACCGCTACATGGACCGGGCCCTGCGCCCCGACGTGGTCGCGGGCCTGGATGCGCGCGGCTTCATCCTCGGCGCCGTCGTGGCCTACGAGCTCAACGTGGGCTTCGTACCCATTCGCAAGAAGGGCAAGCTGCCTTTCACCACGGTCGAGGAAACCTACGAACTGGAATACGGCAGCGCCACGGTCGAGTTGCATGCCGACGCGGTCAAGCCCGGCGACCGGGTGCTGCTGATCGACGACCTCATCGCCACGGGCGGCACCATGATGGCCGGGCGCAGGCTGCTGGAGCGGCTGGGCGCCACGGTGACCGAAGGTGCGGCCATCGTCGATCTGCCCGAACTGGGCGGCTCCTCGCGGCTGCGCGAATCCGGGCTGTCGCTCTACACCCTGGTGGACTTCGCGGGCCACTGA
- a CDS encoding ABC transporter substrate-binding protein, protein MKQRLNLSLGTIALAVLLGAGAAHAATLRWAGANDILTVDPHAQNHQTTHAFLQQVYESLVRYDKNYQVEPALATKWTQVSPTQVRFELRKGVKFHDGAPFTADDVVFSLTRAMTPPSNMQSSVQSVKEVKKVDDFTVDLILKGPSPVLLRELTEARIMNKAWAEKNNSVKAQDYAGKEENYASRNANGTGPFIMVGWQPDVKVTLKKNPNWWDKPTGNIDEVVFTPIKSAATRSAALISGQVDFVPDPPPQDLARMKSSPDIKLIEGAENRTIYLGLDQFRDELPGAGTPGKNPLKDKRVRQALYQAIDSATIHSRTMRNLSVPTGTMVAPMVHGWSKSLEERASKYDVEAAKKLLADAGYPSGFAIKLDCPNDRYVNDEAICQAVTAMWTRIGVKTTLQTAPMSQFVTRVMNNDVNAYLFGWGVATFDALYSLDSLMSTKDGKTAAGVYNGGRFSDAKLDGMIGQIKVEMDPAKRDALIADALKLVKDEYYYLPLHHQIRPWAMRKGMDTPHRADDRPMPAWTTIK, encoded by the coding sequence ATGAAGCAGCGTTTGAATTTATCCCTCGGAACGATCGCCCTCGCCGTGCTCCTCGGCGCCGGGGCCGCGCATGCGGCCACCCTGCGCTGGGCCGGCGCGAACGACATCCTGACCGTGGACCCGCACGCGCAGAACCACCAGACCACGCATGCCTTCCTGCAGCAGGTGTACGAGAGCCTCGTGCGCTATGACAAGAACTACCAGGTCGAGCCCGCGCTGGCCACGAAATGGACGCAGGTCTCGCCCACGCAGGTGCGCTTCGAACTGCGCAAGGGGGTCAAGTTCCACGACGGCGCCCCGTTCACGGCGGACGACGTGGTGTTCTCGCTCACGCGGGCGATGACGCCGCCGTCCAACATGCAGTCGTCGGTGCAGAGCGTGAAGGAAGTGAAGAAGGTGGACGACTTCACCGTGGACCTGATCCTCAAGGGTCCCAGCCCGGTGCTGCTGCGCGAGCTGACCGAGGCGCGCATCATGAACAAGGCCTGGGCCGAGAAGAACAACTCGGTGAAGGCTCAGGACTACGCGGGCAAGGAAGAGAACTACGCATCGCGCAACGCCAACGGGACCGGTCCCTTCATCATGGTGGGCTGGCAGCCCGACGTGAAGGTCACGCTCAAGAAGAACCCGAACTGGTGGGACAAGCCCACGGGCAACATCGACGAGGTGGTATTCACGCCGATCAAGTCGGCCGCCACGCGCTCGGCCGCGCTCATCTCGGGCCAGGTGGACTTCGTGCCCGATCCGCCGCCGCAGGATCTGGCGCGCATGAAGTCCAGCCCCGACATCAAGCTGATCGAGGGTGCCGAGAACCGCACCATCTACCTGGGCCTGGACCAGTTCCGCGATGAGCTGCCCGGCGCGGGCACCCCGGGCAAGAACCCGCTCAAGGACAAGCGCGTGCGCCAGGCGCTCTACCAGGCGATCGATTCCGCGACCATCCACAGCCGCACCATGCGCAACCTCTCGGTGCCCACCGGCACCATGGTGGCGCCCATGGTGCATGGCTGGAGCAAGAGCCTGGAGGAGCGCGCCTCCAAGTACGACGTCGAGGCCGCGAAGAAGCTGCTGGCCGATGCCGGCTACCCCAGCGGCTTCGCGATCAAGCTCGACTGCCCGAACGACCGCTACGTGAACGACGAGGCGATCTGCCAGGCCGTGACGGCCATGTGGACGCGCATCGGCGTGAAGACCACGCTGCAGACGGCGCCGATGTCGCAGTTCGTCACCCGCGTGATGAACAACGACGTGAATGCCTACCTGTTCGGCTGGGGCGTGGCCACGTTCGACGCGCTCTATTCGCTGGATTCGCTGATGTCCACGAAGGACGGCAAGACCGCGGCGGGCGTGTACAACGGCGGCCGGTTCAGCGATGCCAAGCTCGACGGCATGATCGGCCAGATCAAGGTGGAGATGGACCCGGCCAAGCGCGATGCGCTCATCGCCGATGCCCTGAAGCTGGTCAAGGACGAGTACTACTACCTCCCGCTGCACCACCAGATCCGGCCCTGGGCGATGCGCAAGGGCATGGACACGCCGCACCGCGCGGACGACCGCCCGATGCCGGCCTGGACCACCATCAAGTAA
- the yidD gene encoding membrane protein insertion efficiency factor YidD, translated as MMRSLLMALVRGYRFFLSPWLGSACRFEPTCSAYALQALERHGAGAGSYLTLRRLARCHPWCDGGHDPVPAEAPRATRLFSRLAGRPATAAAAATPTPSSPKKSS; from the coding sequence ATGATGCGCTCGCTGCTCATGGCGCTGGTGCGCGGCTACCGCTTCTTCCTGAGCCCGTGGCTCGGGTCGGCGTGCCGGTTCGAGCCCACCTGCTCCGCCTATGCGCTGCAGGCGCTGGAGCGGCACGGCGCGGGCGCAGGCTCCTACCTCACCCTGCGGCGCCTCGCGCGCTGCCATCCGTGGTGCGATGGCGGCCATGATCCGGTGCCAGCCGAAGCGCCGCGCGCGACACGCCTGTTTTCCCGGCTGGCCGGGCGGCCGGCAACGGCCGCCGCGGCCGCGACCCCCACCCCTTCCTCTCCAAAGAAGTCTTCATGA
- a CDS encoding PepSY domain-containing protein, translated as MALDPAHPQAAPIRVPSPAPAAPGHRRRAFAWPGLRAAIVQLHWFVGITAGTLLVVIGLSGALLAFREEILDLFNPGVRHVAPQAGPALTPPQLLEALARDGAAGRRVNVLTVQSTSGVAARVGFAALPGERRGETEYLHPYTGAAQPALRGDDFFEWVEALHRWLLLPREPGRVASGVLALCLLGLSLSGLYLRWPRHPLRWRTWFALDTHRKGRPFLWSLHAVAGTWVLAVYVGLTATGLYWAFDTVRDTVDAWAGQPRPPRQAMAASPRTDKAPAQSAPARTMDLTAAWRAFSQRAPDWQTAVLRMPQRADQPLQILWLDRNAPHDRARHRMVIDTATGVVATDDRYSQRSVAARALSTFYPLHMGTYFGLPGRIAVTAAALALPLFAVTGWMLYLGRRRQRREAEAARQAVAAPAGPLTASNSANAADTVLVAYASQSGTAERIAQQTAAALHQSGLPSQVGALQHLAPEDLADHARILIVASSFGEGEPPDAARRFMRLLQRGPVQGARPLASVRYALLALGDRHYAHFCGFGHALDGELRRWGAQPLFPLIEVDGGDAGALARWREALTALDGARAWAADAPALQALPPSADLQSWRLESRETLNPGSLGNPLVEITFKPAVAGTALHWPAGALVDLLPRQPADAVERWLHEAGLDGQVPVQAGGAPEPLADVLARSVLPALPLPVRLHPQACADALIPLAPRTYSIASLPEDGALQLLVRQERHAQGLGIASGWLTAHAPLGSIQTLRFVENPCFGLEGTEGRPCLFIGNGSGLAGLRSLLRARVRAGQQRNWLLFGERQRAADTLCAEEIAHWQDRGCLPRLDRVFSRDADVPHRYVQDALRAAMPELRRWLDEGAVVFVCGSAEGMGAGVDHVLSDALGAEGMDALIDAGRYRRDVY; from the coding sequence ATGGCCCTCGATCCCGCGCATCCCCAGGCAGCGCCCATCCGCGTGCCCTCTCCCGCCCCGGCCGCGCCGGGCCATCGACGCAGGGCTTTCGCATGGCCCGGACTGCGGGCCGCCATCGTCCAGCTGCACTGGTTCGTCGGCATCACGGCCGGCACCCTGCTCGTGGTCATCGGCCTGTCGGGCGCGCTGCTGGCGTTCCGCGAAGAAATCCTCGACCTGTTCAATCCGGGCGTGCGGCATGTCGCGCCCCAGGCCGGCCCGGCACTGACGCCGCCCCAGCTGCTGGAAGCCCTGGCCCGCGACGGCGCCGCCGGGCGCCGCGTGAATGTGCTCACCGTGCAATCCACGTCGGGCGTGGCTGCGCGGGTGGGTTTCGCCGCCCTGCCCGGCGAGCGCCGCGGCGAGACGGAATACCTGCATCCCTACACCGGCGCCGCGCAGCCCGCACTGCGCGGGGACGACTTCTTCGAATGGGTCGAAGCACTGCACCGCTGGCTGCTGCTGCCGCGCGAGCCGGGCCGCGTGGCCTCCGGCGTGCTGGCCCTGTGCCTGCTGGGCCTGTCGCTGTCCGGGCTGTATTTGCGCTGGCCCCGCCACCCGCTGCGCTGGCGCACCTGGTTCGCACTCGACACGCACCGCAAGGGCCGCCCCTTCCTCTGGAGCCTGCACGCGGTCGCCGGCACCTGGGTCCTGGCCGTCTATGTGGGGCTCACCGCCACCGGGCTGTACTGGGCCTTCGACACCGTCCGCGACACCGTGGACGCATGGGCCGGACAGCCGCGCCCGCCCCGCCAGGCCATGGCCGCGTCACCGCGCACCGACAAGGCTCCGGCCCAGTCCGCTCCGGCCCGCACCATGGATCTCACCGCTGCCTGGCGAGCGTTCTCGCAGCGGGCCCCGGACTGGCAGACGGCCGTGCTGCGGATGCCCCAGCGCGCGGACCAGCCTCTGCAGATCCTCTGGCTGGACCGCAACGCGCCGCACGACCGGGCCCGCCACCGCATGGTGATCGACACGGCGACCGGCGTGGTCGCCACGGACGACCGATACAGCCAGCGCAGCGTCGCGGCGCGCGCGCTTTCCACCTTCTACCCGCTGCACATGGGCACGTACTTCGGCCTGCCCGGCCGTATCGCGGTCACCGCCGCGGCCCTGGCCCTGCCGCTTTTCGCCGTGACGGGCTGGATGCTCTACCTCGGCCGGCGCCGCCAGCGCAGGGAGGCCGAAGCCGCCCGGCAGGCCGTGGCGGCACCGGCCGGCCCGCTCACCGCCAGCAACTCCGCGAACGCAGCGGACACCGTCCTGGTGGCCTACGCCAGCCAGTCCGGCACGGCCGAGCGCATCGCCCAGCAGACGGCAGCGGCCCTGCACCAGTCCGGCCTGCCTTCGCAGGTCGGCGCGCTGCAGCATCTCGCGCCGGAAGACCTCGCGGACCATGCGCGCATCCTGATCGTGGCCAGCAGCTTCGGCGAAGGCGAGCCGCCGGACGCGGCGCGGCGCTTCATGCGCCTCCTGCAGCGCGGACCGGTGCAGGGCGCCCGTCCGCTCGCATCCGTGCGTTACGCGCTGCTGGCGCTCGGCGACCGGCACTATGCGCACTTCTGTGGCTTCGGCCATGCACTGGACGGGGAGCTGCGCCGTTGGGGAGCGCAGCCCCTGTTCCCGCTGATCGAGGTGGACGGCGGCGATGCCGGCGCGCTGGCCCGCTGGCGCGAAGCGCTCACGGCGCTGGACGGAGCGCGGGCCTGGGCGGCCGACGCCCCCGCCCTGCAGGCCCTGCCCCCTTCGGCGGACCTGCAGTCCTGGCGGCTCGAAAGCCGTGAGACGCTCAACCCCGGCAGCCTGGGCAACCCTCTGGTGGAGATCACGTTCAAGCCCGCGGTGGCCGGCACCGCGCTCCACTGGCCGGCCGGAGCCCTCGTGGACCTGCTGCCCCGCCAGCCCGCGGATGCGGTCGAGCGCTGGCTGCACGAGGCAGGCCTCGACGGCCAGGTCCCCGTGCAGGCCGGCGGAGCGCCCGAGCCGTTGGCCGATGTGCTGGCGCGCAGCGTGCTGCCCGCCCTGCCGCTACCGGTGCGCCTTCATCCACAGGCCTGCGCGGATGCGCTCATTCCCCTCGCGCCGCGCACCTATTCCATCGCGTCCCTGCCCGAAGACGGAGCACTGCAGCTGCTGGTGCGCCAGGAGCGGCATGCGCAGGGCCTGGGCATCGCGTCCGGCTGGCTGACCGCGCATGCCCCGCTGGGCAGCATCCAGACGCTGCGCTTCGTCGAAAACCCGTGCTTCGGCCTCGAGGGCACCGAAGGGCGCCCCTGCCTCTTCATCGGCAACGGCTCCGGGCTGGCGGGCCTGCGATCGCTGCTGCGCGCCCGCGTGCGTGCCGGGCAGCAGCGCAACTGGCTGCTCTTCGGCGAGCGGCAGCGCGCGGCCGATACCCTGTGCGCCGAGGAAATCGCGCACTGGCAGGACCGGGGCTGCCTGCCGCGCCTGGACCGGGTGTTCTCCCGGGATGCCGATGTCCCGCACCGCTATGTGCAGGATGCCCTGCGGGCGGCCATGCCGGAACTGCGGCGGTGGCTGGACGAGGGGGCCGTGGTGTTCGTGTGCGGCAGCGCCGAGGGCATGGGCGCCGGCGTGGACCATGTGCTCTCCGACGCGCTGGGCGCCGAAGGCATGGACGCGCTCATCGACGCGGGCCGCTACCGGCGCGACGTCTATTGA